From the genome of Desulfobaculum xiamenense, one region includes:
- a CDS encoding DUF6538 domain-containing protein, translating to MIPKAASHLVNRRGVYHFRIVVPIDLRPVLGRNEVRRSLRTAFLQEARPRALRLTAVADRLR from the coding sequence ATGATCCCGAAGGCCGCCTCCCACCTCGTGAATCGTCGAGGCGTCTACCACTTCCGAATCGTCGTCCCCATCGACCTCCGCCCCGTGCTGGGCAGGAATGAAGTCCGCCGTTCCCTGCGCACAGCCTTCCTGCAAGAGGCACGTCCTCGGGCTTTACGCCTCACCGCCGTCGCCGACAGGCTTCGCTGA